One window of Nostoc sp. C052 genomic DNA carries:
- a CDS encoding response regulator transcription factor gives MVMITDTTPKILIVDDDFGVRNLVYRFLSRKYQIESAADGKTALSLFEQFNPALVILDWNLPDVTGYSLCQEMQSRTNVLVLILTSRTDEADKIKILSAGADDFMTKPFSLAEVEVRVEALLRRIRYINPSPTQRIVFKQLAINPEGREVTLNDKPLALTALEFNILHFLASHPNQAWSRPQLIQKIWGCDYIGDGRVVDVHIGQLRKKMEVDTSVPEFIKTVRGYGYKFEAPDEITNS, from the coding sequence ATGGTTATGATTACCGATACGACTCCCAAAATTCTGATTGTCGATGATGACTTCGGCGTGCGAAATCTCGTCTATCGTTTTTTAAGTCGGAAATATCAAATAGAGTCGGCAGCAGATGGTAAGACTGCTTTATCGTTGTTTGAGCAATTTAACCCAGCTTTAGTAATTCTGGATTGGAATTTGCCGGATGTTACTGGTTATAGCCTCTGCCAAGAGATGCAGAGTCGTACTAATGTTTTAGTGCTGATACTCACTAGTAGGACTGATGAGGCTGATAAAATTAAAATCTTAAGCGCGGGTGCTGATGACTTCATGACTAAACCATTTAGTCTTGCAGAAGTTGAAGTTAGAGTCGAAGCTCTTTTGAGGCGGATACGCTACATCAACCCTTCCCCAACACAACGGATCGTTTTCAAGCAGTTAGCAATTAATCCAGAGGGTCGAGAGGTAACACTTAATGATAAACCTCTGGCTTTAACAGCACTGGAATTTAATATTTTACATTTTTTAGCAAGTCATCCTAATCAAGCTTGGAGTCGCCCACAATTAATCCAAAAAATCTGGGGTTGCGACTACATAGGAGATGGACGGGTGGTTGATGTGCATATTGGTCAATTGCGTAAGAAAATGGAAGTCGATACCAGCGTACCAGAGTTTATTAAAACTGTGCGGGGCTATGGTTACAAGTTTGAAGCACCCGATGAGATTACTAATTCATAA